From one Amaranthus tricolor cultivar Red isolate AtriRed21 chromosome 17, ASM2621246v1, whole genome shotgun sequence genomic stretch:
- the LOC130803827 gene encoding uncharacterized protein LOC130803827, with protein MGTRNIGTLEAKLLELANEISKYRIHVACVQEIRWKGQKARGIKRYKLWYADLDGRRSGVDILVSNDILKQLVEWGEEIISIVSAYEPQVRLDEQVKREFWGNLRDLMRTTPEDEKVFLGGDFNGHIGREADNYNSVHGGFGLEARNESGENLLEFALAKDLVIENYIFRKKDKHLTTYKSDGHATQVDYCLVRKRDRASCLDCKVVLGIEMPTQHRLLVLVFRMRKKIVDKKTKGKRTIMWGRLQGGVATTLSSKISSLGFPS; from the exons ATGGGGACTAGGAACATTGGTACCCTAGAAGCCAAGTTGTTGGAGTTAGCCAATGAGATTTCTAAATACAGGATTCATGTGGCGTGTGTTCAAGAGATTAGGTGGAAGGGGCAAAAGGCAAGAGGTATAAAGAGATATAAATTGTGGTATGCAGATTTGGACGGCAGACGTAGTGGGGTCGACATCCTAGTGTCTAATGATATCCTAAAGCAATTGGTTGAA TGGGGGGAAGAGATCATATCGATCGTCAGTGCTTATGAGCCCCAAGTTAGGTTGGATGAGCAGGTGAAGCGCGAGTTTTGGGGTAACTTAAGAGACCTAATGAGAACAACACCGGAAGATGAGAAAGTTTTCTTAGGAGGAGATTTTAATGGACATATAGGTAGAGAAGCAGACAATTATAACTCGGTGCATGGAGGGTTTGGCTTGGAGGCAAGGAACGAGAGCGGGGAGAATCTGCTTGAGTTTGCACTAGCTAAAGATTTGGTCATAGAAAACTATATCTTTAGGAAGAAAGACAAGCATTTGACTACATATAAGAGTGATGGGCATGCAACCCAAGTTGACTATTGTTTAGTACGCAAGAGGGATCGAGCCTCGTGCTTGGATTGTAAGGTGGTGTTGGGTATAGAGATGCCCACCCAACACAGGTTATTAGTTCTGGTGTTTAGGATGAGGAAAAAAATTGTAGATAAGAAGACCAAGGGCAAAAGAACAATCATGTGGGGGAGACTTCAGGGGGGTGTGGCCACAACCTTGTCAAGCAAGATAAGTTCGTTGGGATTTCCAAGTTAG
- the LOC130803583 gene encoding probable glycosyltransferase At5g11130: MAIPPPHSLLFIFLLLLHPFFIICDSKTLYFSKSTFFLDYQKMVTNLKVFIYPPPPQTQKFEKINSTYSIFYDSLLSSDFITHNPNQATLFFIPFPPLPRRFLAGHLEYLRAFYPYWNPSLGADHFYFSCNEVGPSFNREILELKKNSIRISCFPSPAREFIPHKDITFSPLLSLPRASLEGVPTRFLGYWRFNKVHSNVKLINELRDDVDFLIESELSNEGEYLESVKGSYFCLFIYNGSNGEGLMKGLTIALAHSCVPVVITDRPIQDLPLMDLIKWSEIALFVGSNMGVDEFKSALTDTRENGAYIKMKRLGVEAVHHFLWNESSPQPYDAFHMLMYQLWIRRHAIKYATWKL; the protein is encoded by the coding sequence atggctATTCCACCACCACATTCTCTTCTCTTCATCTTTCTCCTCCTCCTCCACCCTTTTTTCATTATCTGCGACTCTAAAACCCTTTACTTCTCGAAATCCACATTTTTTTTGGACTATCAAAAAATGGTTACAAACCTCAAAGTTTTTATATACCCACCACCTCCTCAAACCCAAAAATTCGAAAAAATAAACTCTACATACTCTATCTTCTATGATTCTCTCCTTTCTTCCGACTTCATCACTCACAACCCTAACCAAGCTACTCTCTTTTTCATCCCTTTTCCACCCTTACCGAGGCGATTCCTAGCGGGTCACCTTGAATACCTACGCGCTTTTTACCCTTATTGGAACCCCTCCCTTGGAGCTGATCATTTCTACTTCTCTTGCAATGAAGTGGGTCCTAGTTTTAATCGAGAAATCCttgaattaaagaaaaattctatTAGGATCTCATGTTTCCCTTCACCCGCGCGTGAGTTTATTCCCCATAAAGATATCACATTTTCTCCACTCCTATCACTACCACGCGCCTCATTAGAAGGTGTCCCCACGCGCTTCCTAGGGTATTGGAGATTTAATAAGGTACATTCCAATGTAAAGTTGATCAATGAGCTTAGAGATGATGTTGACTTTTTGATTGAATCTGAACTGTCCAATGAAGGAGAGTACTTAGAAAGTGTAAAAGGtagttatttttgtttatttatttataatggtagTAATGGAGAAGGATTAATGAAGGGGTTGACTATTGCATTGGCTCATAGTTGTGTTCCTGTAGTGATTACTGACCGTCCGATACAAGATCTTCCTTTGATGGACTTGATCAAATGGTCGGAAATAGCGTTGTTTGTAGGGTCAAACATGGGTGTAGATGAATTCAAGAGCGCGTTGACTGACACGCGCGAGAATGGTGCATATATAAAGATGAAAAGATTGGGTGTAGAGGCCGTACACCATTTTCTATGGAATGAGTCTTCACCACAGCCATACGATGCGTTTCATATGTTGATGTATCAACTCTGGATTAGAAGACATGCCATCAAATATGCCACTTGGAAATTATAA
- the LOC130803584 gene encoding folylpolyglutamate synthase-like isoform X2 has protein sequence MSVDGGNELLDSKMSSYEEAMNALSSLITTRSRADKSNSGDRFDLLFNYIKILELEEPISKLKVIHVAGTKGKGSTCAFAESILRNCGFQTGLFTSPHLIDVRERFLLDGAQICQEKFMAYFWWCYDKLKEKTTDETPMPTFFRFLALLAFKIFSAEQVDVAIMEVGLGGKFDATNVVQAPIVCGISSLGYDHMEILGNTLGQIAGEKAGIFKEGIPAFTVPQPEEAMTVLENNASKLNVNLQVAAALDPNMINGLRLGLDGEHQFVNAGLAVSLCSTWLQRTGHVEIPHHINSTSLPEQFIKGLTSASLQGRAQIVPDQYISAENPRDLVFYLDGAHSPESMEVCGKWFSNVVKEDEQLGNYAEHPPNTSTFETRRGLHDSATRSCSTQILLFNCMSVRDPHLLLPRLIKACASHGVQFKQAIFVPNISVYNKVITDVPQSTTQVDLSWQLTLQRVWESLINTDKGGYAKDFNISCEEERDESEMGIISCTNSKVFSTLPLAINWIRDYARQNQSVRVQVLVTGSLHLIGDVLRLIRK, from the exons ATGTCAGTAG ATGGTGGCAATGAATTGTTGGATTCTAAAATGTCTTCTTATGAAGAGGCAATGAATGCTCTCTCTTCTTTGATCACTACCCGATCTAGAGCTGATAAAAGTAATAGTGGAGATCGATTTGATTTGCTTTTCAATTATATTAAG ATACTGGAGTTGGAAGAGCCGATTTCCAAACTAAAGGTTATTCATGTCGCAGGCACCAAAGGAAAG GGTTCGACATGTGCTTTTGCCGAATCTATATTGCGCAATTGTGGCTTCCAAACCGGGCTTTTCACGTCTCCTCACCTAATTGATGTTCGGGAAAGGTTTTTATTAGACGG TGCTCAAATATGTCAAGAGAAGTTTATGGCATACTTCTGGTGGTGTTATGATAAGCTGAAG GAAAAAACCACTGATGAAACACCAATGCCTACATTTTTCCGCTTCTTAGCTTTGCTTGCGTTCAAGATATTTTCTGCAGAGCAG GTTGATGTAGCTATCATGGAGGTTGGACTGGGAGGAAAGTTTGATGCAACTAATGTG GTTCAGGCACCAATAGTTTGCGGGATATCCTCCCTTGGGTACGATCACATGGAAATTCTTG GGAATACTCTTGGACAAATCGCTGGAGAAAAAGCTGGCATTTTCAAG GAAGGTATTCCGGCTTTTACAGTTCCACAGCCTGAGGAAGCAATGACAGTGCTCGAAAATAATGCCTCGAAATTGAAT GTTAATCTTCAAGTAGCAGCAGCATTGGACCCCAACATGATAAACGGCTTGCGTCTTGGACTTGATGGCGAGCATCAATTTGTAAATGCTGGTTTAGCCGTGTCGTTGTGCTCCACTTGGCTTCAACGGACTGGACATGTCGAAATTCCTCATCACATAAACTCG ACCTCCTTGCCTGAACAATTTATTAAAGGGCTGACAAGTGCTAGTCTACAAGGAAGAGCACAAATTGTCCCGGATCAATATATCAGCGCTGAAAATCCCAGAGATTTAGTGTTTTATCTAGACGGAGCACATAGTCCTGAAAGCATGGAAGTTTGTGGCAAGTGGTTTTCGAATGTCGTCAAAGAGGATGAGCAGCTAGGTAACTATGCAGAGCATCCACCTAATACATCTACTTTTGAAACGAGACGTGGTTTACATGATTCTGCTACGAGAAGCTGCTCCACTCAG ATATTGCTTTTCAATTGCATGTCTGTACGAGATCCCCATTTGCTGCTTCCTCGCTTGATAAAAGCCTGCGCAAGTCACG GGGTGCAATTCAAACAGGCTATTTTCGTTCCGAATATATCAGTGTATAACAAGGTCATCACTGATGTGCCACAATCAACGACACAAGTCGATTTGTCATGGCAGTTGACTCTCCAGAGAGTATGGGAAAGTCTGATTAACACGGACAAAG GTGGATATGCCAAGGATTTCAACATTAGTTGTGAGGAAGAGCGGGATGAATCAGAGATGGGTATTATTAGTTGTACAAACAGCAAAGTCTTTTCTACACTTCCCTTGGCTATAAATTGGATTAGAGACTATGCTCGGCAAAATCAGTCTGTGCGTGTTCAG GTCCTTGTAACGGGGTCACTACATTTGATCGGGGATGTTTTGAGACTGATACGAAAATGA
- the LOC130803584 gene encoding folylpolyglutamate synthase-like isoform X1 has product MSVDGGNELLDSKMSSYEEAMNALSSLITTRSRADKSNSGDRFDLLFNYIKILELEEPISKLKVIHVAGTKGKGSTCAFAESILRNCGFQTGLFTSPHLIDVRERFLLDGAQICQEKFMAYFWWCYDKLKEKTTDETPMPTFFRFLALLAFKIFSAEQVDVAIMEVGLGGKFDATNVVQAPIVCGISSLGYDHMEILGNTLGQIAGEKAGIFKVCRMFFCFRNHKYFFIPFGMPEFEGERMPLLGVMEYSRLFGNNLKLMLQEGIPAFTVPQPEEAMTVLENNASKLNVNLQVAAALDPNMINGLRLGLDGEHQFVNAGLAVSLCSTWLQRTGHVEIPHHINSTSLPEQFIKGLTSASLQGRAQIVPDQYISAENPRDLVFYLDGAHSPESMEVCGKWFSNVVKEDEQLGNYAEHPPNTSTFETRRGLHDSATRSCSTQILLFNCMSVRDPHLLLPRLIKACASHGVQFKQAIFVPNISVYNKVITDVPQSTTQVDLSWQLTLQRVWESLINTDKGGYAKDFNISCEEERDESEMGIISCTNSKVFSTLPLAINWIRDYARQNQSVRVQVLVTGSLHLIGDVLRLIRK; this is encoded by the exons ATGTCAGTAG ATGGTGGCAATGAATTGTTGGATTCTAAAATGTCTTCTTATGAAGAGGCAATGAATGCTCTCTCTTCTTTGATCACTACCCGATCTAGAGCTGATAAAAGTAATAGTGGAGATCGATTTGATTTGCTTTTCAATTATATTAAG ATACTGGAGTTGGAAGAGCCGATTTCCAAACTAAAGGTTATTCATGTCGCAGGCACCAAAGGAAAG GGTTCGACATGTGCTTTTGCCGAATCTATATTGCGCAATTGTGGCTTCCAAACCGGGCTTTTCACGTCTCCTCACCTAATTGATGTTCGGGAAAGGTTTTTATTAGACGG TGCTCAAATATGTCAAGAGAAGTTTATGGCATACTTCTGGTGGTGTTATGATAAGCTGAAG GAAAAAACCACTGATGAAACACCAATGCCTACATTTTTCCGCTTCTTAGCTTTGCTTGCGTTCAAGATATTTTCTGCAGAGCAG GTTGATGTAGCTATCATGGAGGTTGGACTGGGAGGAAAGTTTGATGCAACTAATGTG GTTCAGGCACCAATAGTTTGCGGGATATCCTCCCTTGGGTACGATCACATGGAAATTCTTG GGAATACTCTTGGACAAATCGCTGGAGAAAAAGCTGGCATTTTCAAGGTTTGTCGAATGTTTTTCTGTTTCCgaaatcataaatatttctttatccctTTTGGAATGCCTGAGTTCGAAGGAGAAAGAATGCCTCTTTTGGGCGTTATGGAGTACTCACGCCTTTTTGGTAATAACTTAAAACTTATGTTGCAGGAAGGTATTCCGGCTTTTACAGTTCCACAGCCTGAGGAAGCAATGACAGTGCTCGAAAATAATGCCTCGAAATTGAAT GTTAATCTTCAAGTAGCAGCAGCATTGGACCCCAACATGATAAACGGCTTGCGTCTTGGACTTGATGGCGAGCATCAATTTGTAAATGCTGGTTTAGCCGTGTCGTTGTGCTCCACTTGGCTTCAACGGACTGGACATGTCGAAATTCCTCATCACATAAACTCG ACCTCCTTGCCTGAACAATTTATTAAAGGGCTGACAAGTGCTAGTCTACAAGGAAGAGCACAAATTGTCCCGGATCAATATATCAGCGCTGAAAATCCCAGAGATTTAGTGTTTTATCTAGACGGAGCACATAGTCCTGAAAGCATGGAAGTTTGTGGCAAGTGGTTTTCGAATGTCGTCAAAGAGGATGAGCAGCTAGGTAACTATGCAGAGCATCCACCTAATACATCTACTTTTGAAACGAGACGTGGTTTACATGATTCTGCTACGAGAAGCTGCTCCACTCAG ATATTGCTTTTCAATTGCATGTCTGTACGAGATCCCCATTTGCTGCTTCCTCGCTTGATAAAAGCCTGCGCAAGTCACG GGGTGCAATTCAAACAGGCTATTTTCGTTCCGAATATATCAGTGTATAACAAGGTCATCACTGATGTGCCACAATCAACGACACAAGTCGATTTGTCATGGCAGTTGACTCTCCAGAGAGTATGGGAAAGTCTGATTAACACGGACAAAG GTGGATATGCCAAGGATTTCAACATTAGTTGTGAGGAAGAGCGGGATGAATCAGAGATGGGTATTATTAGTTGTACAAACAGCAAAGTCTTTTCTACACTTCCCTTGGCTATAAATTGGATTAGAGACTATGCTCGGCAAAATCAGTCTGTGCGTGTTCAG GTCCTTGTAACGGGGTCACTACATTTGATCGGGGATGTTTTGAGACTGATACGAAAATGA
- the LOC130803584 gene encoding folylpolyglutamate synthase-like isoform X3, giving the protein MSVDGGNELLDSKMSSYEEAMNALSSLITTRSRADKSNSGDRFDLLFNYIKILELEEPISKLKVIHVAGTKGKGSTCAFAESILRNCGFQTGLFTSPHLIDVRERFLLDGAQICQEKFMAYFWWCYDKLKEKTTDETPMPTFFRFLALLAFKIFSAEQVDVAIMEVGLGGKFDATNVVQAPIVCGISSLGYDHMEILGNTLGQIAGEKAGIFKEGIPAFTVPQPEEAMTVLENNASKLNVNLQVAAALDPNMINGLRLGLDGEHQFVNAGLAVSLCSTWLQRTGHVEIPHHINSTSLPEQFIKGLTSASLQGRAQIVPDQYISAENPRDLVFYLDGAHSPESMEVCGKWFSNVVKEDEQLGNYAEHPPNTSTFETRRGLHDSATRSCSTQILLFNCMSVRDPHLLLPRLIKACASHGGYAKDFNISCEEERDESEMGIISCTNSKVFSTLPLAINWIRDYARQNQSVRVQVLVTGSLHLIGDVLRLIRK; this is encoded by the exons ATGTCAGTAG ATGGTGGCAATGAATTGTTGGATTCTAAAATGTCTTCTTATGAAGAGGCAATGAATGCTCTCTCTTCTTTGATCACTACCCGATCTAGAGCTGATAAAAGTAATAGTGGAGATCGATTTGATTTGCTTTTCAATTATATTAAG ATACTGGAGTTGGAAGAGCCGATTTCCAAACTAAAGGTTATTCATGTCGCAGGCACCAAAGGAAAG GGTTCGACATGTGCTTTTGCCGAATCTATATTGCGCAATTGTGGCTTCCAAACCGGGCTTTTCACGTCTCCTCACCTAATTGATGTTCGGGAAAGGTTTTTATTAGACGG TGCTCAAATATGTCAAGAGAAGTTTATGGCATACTTCTGGTGGTGTTATGATAAGCTGAAG GAAAAAACCACTGATGAAACACCAATGCCTACATTTTTCCGCTTCTTAGCTTTGCTTGCGTTCAAGATATTTTCTGCAGAGCAG GTTGATGTAGCTATCATGGAGGTTGGACTGGGAGGAAAGTTTGATGCAACTAATGTG GTTCAGGCACCAATAGTTTGCGGGATATCCTCCCTTGGGTACGATCACATGGAAATTCTTG GGAATACTCTTGGACAAATCGCTGGAGAAAAAGCTGGCATTTTCAAG GAAGGTATTCCGGCTTTTACAGTTCCACAGCCTGAGGAAGCAATGACAGTGCTCGAAAATAATGCCTCGAAATTGAAT GTTAATCTTCAAGTAGCAGCAGCATTGGACCCCAACATGATAAACGGCTTGCGTCTTGGACTTGATGGCGAGCATCAATTTGTAAATGCTGGTTTAGCCGTGTCGTTGTGCTCCACTTGGCTTCAACGGACTGGACATGTCGAAATTCCTCATCACATAAACTCG ACCTCCTTGCCTGAACAATTTATTAAAGGGCTGACAAGTGCTAGTCTACAAGGAAGAGCACAAATTGTCCCGGATCAATATATCAGCGCTGAAAATCCCAGAGATTTAGTGTTTTATCTAGACGGAGCACATAGTCCTGAAAGCATGGAAGTTTGTGGCAAGTGGTTTTCGAATGTCGTCAAAGAGGATGAGCAGCTAGGTAACTATGCAGAGCATCCACCTAATACATCTACTTTTGAAACGAGACGTGGTTTACATGATTCTGCTACGAGAAGCTGCTCCACTCAG ATATTGCTTTTCAATTGCATGTCTGTACGAGATCCCCATTTGCTGCTTCCTCGCTTGATAAAAGCCTGCGCAAGTCACG GTGGATATGCCAAGGATTTCAACATTAGTTGTGAGGAAGAGCGGGATGAATCAGAGATGGGTATTATTAGTTGTACAAACAGCAAAGTCTTTTCTACACTTCCCTTGGCTATAAATTGGATTAGAGACTATGCTCGGCAAAATCAGTCTGTGCGTGTTCAG GTCCTTGTAACGGGGTCACTACATTTGATCGGGGATGTTTTGAGACTGATACGAAAATGA